Genomic segment of Mastomys coucha isolate ucsf_1 unplaced genomic scaffold, UCSF_Mcou_1 pScaffold23, whole genome shotgun sequence:
CCTGGCTCAGCTCCGCAAACTCCTCAAATCCTCAAATCACAGACAATTCAAATCCACTCCTCAAATCACAGACAGCTACGGGCCCCCAAGGCAAGGTAGAAATGTAGTAAACCTCAAATGGACCAAGGACAATGGGAGAGAGTCCCTGAGCAATAACCAGTCCCACCATTTGGATGTTACAGTTCAGAACACCGCTGGaatattaaaaatttgaaagtcTAAACACTCCCAAATAGTAGAATCCTAGGAAATTAATTTTGTAGCAGGCTTGACCCCTTTGAGTCCACCCTGGAGCGTGCTACCCCAGGGTCTCATGCCCTCAGCATTGCTGAGCTGAGACCCTTGGATTCTAGCTCTTCTCCCTCCTTAAATGGGAGCGGAAACTGAGGCCCAACAGGCAAACGCCTACCCTTATTGACTTAAGGAGTTTGTTTAAAGGAAGGTCTCTGAGCTTGGGCAGAGAAAACTCCTTCCCATTTTGGGTCTCTAAACAATGATTGCCAAGGAAAAAGACACGATCACCAAGCCAGAAACCCAAACCAGGAGTGGTCACGTGAGATACCGTTCTGTGAGGAAGGCTGTGAGCACACAAGCCTGGAAGACagggggaaaaagagagggacTAGAGCCCTCTTCTTGGGCGGCAGCATTTCTAGACTAAGGAATCCAGAGGCAACTGAGTTCTGGGCCGAGAGAGACCTTCCATTTTTGGAAAGGCCCAGACACACCCCACCTATGTCCTATGAGCCCCCATCGCTGACTCAAGGCTGCTCAGGGAGAAAGCCTTTGCCCAGCTGTCCTCTGTGCGTCATGTGCAGGAGGCCAGCAGCTCCTCTTACAGGGTCCGGGCATCCTCTATATATAGCCCAGGGCAGACAGCTGCACAGTCAGTGCACAGCCCCACAGGACAGCAGAGGTGTGCAGAGCAGCCCTCGACACACAGACTTGCTGAGTTCCAAGGAGCCACACTATGACTCTGGGCTTGGAGCAGGCAGAGGAGCAGCGTCTGTACCAGCAGACGCTCCTGCAAGACGGCCTCAAGGACATGCTGGACCACGGCAAGTTCCTGGACTGCGTAGTGCGCGTGGGCGAGCGCGAGTTCCCGTGCCACCGCCTGGTGCTGGCCGCCTGCAGCCCCTACTTCCGCGCGCGCTTCCTGGCCGAGCCAGACCCAGACGGCACGGGAGAGCTACGCCTGGAGGAGGTGTCGCCCGACGTAGTGTCCCAGGTGCTGCACTACCTATACACATCGGAGATCTCTCTGGACGAGGCAAGCGTGCAGGACCTGTTTGCCGCGGCGCATCGATTCCAGATCCCGTCCATCTTCACCATCTGCGTGTCGTTCCTGCAGAAGCGCCTGTGCTTGGCCAATTGCCTGGCTGTCTTCCGCCTCGGTCTCCTGCTGGACTGTGCGCGTCTGGCTGTGGCCGCGCGCGACTTCATCTGCGCGCGCTTCCCGCTGGTGGCGCGCGACAACGACTTCCTGGGACTCTCGGCTGACGAGCTGATCGCCATCATCTCCAGCGACGGCCTCAacgtggagaaggaggaggcagtgtTCGAGGCTGTGATGCGCTGGGCCAGCAGCGGTGATGCGGAAGCACAGGCCGAGCACCAGCGTGCACTGCCCACGGTCTTCGAGAGCATTCGCTGCCGCCTGCTGCCACGTGCTTTCCTGGAGAGCCGCGTGGAGCGCCACCCACTCGTGCGCTCCCAGCCGGAGCTGTTGCGCAAGGTGCAGATGGTGAAGGATGCACACGAGGGCCGCCTCACTACGCTGcgcaagaagaagaaagagaagggtgaGCAGACAGCTGGGGCCAAGAAGGCTAACCAGGGCACAGAAGACCCCAAGGCTGAGGATGATGAGGAACGAGTGCTGCCCGGGATCCTCAATGACACTCTGCGCTTCGGCATGTTCCTGCAGGATCTCATCCTCATGATCAGCGAGGAGGGCGCTGTGGCTTATGACCCAGCCGCCAACGAGTGTTACTGTGCATCCCTGTCCACCCAGATCCCCAAAAACCATGTCAGTCTGGTGACCAAGGAGAACCAAGTCTTCGTGGCCGGTGGTCTCTTCTACAATGAGGACAACAAGGAGGACCCTATGAGTGCTTACTTCCTGCAGGTGCTTGGCCATTGGGAGGGAAGGGCCAGTGCTGAGTTCTGGGAAGGGCTTGTCTACTTGGGTAGACTGTCACTGGGTCTAGGACCTTCGATTGGCAGCTACGTGCTTGAAGCAGGAAGAGTTACAGCCAGTTTCCAAAGAGTTGCCTACATCTGGTATCTGTGTTAGGCTCAGTGTACAGCAAGCTGGGGAGCTGGAGGCCCTGGCCCAGCACAGGGGTTGGGGGTCCGAGACAGCAAGAAGAATCATAAGCACGGCTTTGGCAGAGTGCCAGGCTAGGGGTGGGAAACATTATCAGGCAGAGGGCACCTTGCCTTCACCTTTTCAGGGGAGGACACTGAGTCTCATTAGAGCTGGGAGACAGGCAAGCCAGTCCAGGTTGAGGATGTGACTGTGGGGCCTCAGAAGCAAAAAGAATCTACAGCCTGGCCCCATGGTTTCGAGCCTTGTCAGCTAGGTGAAATCTGGAGATGTGAAGGGAGAGTTAGCACTGCTGTAACAGAGCAGAGCCAGATGAGCTGGTATAGGCAGGCAGGAGCTCATGGTAGCTGGGTCCTAAGGTCAAGTCTACAGGGTGGAAGACCTGAGGGGCAGCTCTCCCAGGCCGGGAGAGGTTTCCGAGGTTAAATAGTATCAAGTGTCCATCCACACAATACAACTCCTGGACAACTCTCCAAGGTGGACCCCTGTGCCTGTAACCACTGGGTTAGGCAGATACAAAAGGCGGCACAGAAGGCTCTAGATTTTAAGGGGcggtggggcgggggtggggggcagcctTGAACAGATGGCCACCAAAGATCCAAAGCCACAGGGGGGCCTCCCTCTCAGAGGGGGAAACTCGGCCGAGCTGGGCCAGGAGGTGAGCACAGGTGGCTGGTAGTGGCTGACCCAAGGATACTGCCTGCCCACAGTTTGACCACTTGGACTCTGAGTGGCTGGGGATGCCACCTCTCCCCTCACCTCGATGCCTCTTCGGCCTGGGAGAGGCTCTCAACGCCATCTACGTGGTCGGCGGCCGGGAGCTCAAGGACAGCGAAGACAGCCTGGATTCAGTCCTGTGCTACGACAGGCTGTGAGTGGGCAGGGCGGGGCCACCTTGGGGGACAGGCTGTgagtgggcagggcagggctaCCTTGGGGGACAGGATGGTCTGGGGCAGGGGCCTTAGGGTGGGGCTGGGATCCCAGCAGCAGCCAGGAAGCCTGCACAGATGCGCAGCCATTGTGTGAAGACCTGAAAATAATCCTTGAGCGGAGGGGCAAGTGGGCTGGTTGGAAGGCTCGAGAGCTCATGGGAGGGGTTCCAGGAATGTCCTGAATGCAGTCAGCATGTGCACTGTGGGTGTGAGTGCAGAGAGCcagacttgacacaagcttgagcTTCCCTTGTTCCTCCAGGTCATTCAAATGGGGCGAGTCGGACCCCCTGCCCTATTCGGTGTACGGCCACACAGTGCTTTCCCACATGGACTTGGTCTATGTCATTGGCGGCAAAGGCAAAGACAGGTGAGGTTCAGCCAGGCAGGGAGGAGGTTGTGTGTGGCCGAGGGGCAGGTGGTTGTCGCCACCTCTCTTCactcctcccctccaccccacagGAAATGTCTGAACAAGATGTGTGTCTACGACCCCAAGAAGTTTGAGTGGAAGGAGCTAGCACCCATGCAGACAGCCCGATCACTCTTTGGGGCCGCGGTCCATGATGGCCGCATCTTTGTGGCCGCGGGGGTGACAGACACAGGGCTTACCAGCTCCTCAGAGGTGTACAGCATCGCAGACAACAAGTATGTGATTTTTGCCCTGCCCCCCCTCCCCTGAGGCAGTGCACCTGTGTCAGCTCTGAGCGTCACAGGCCCAGGCCCCCATATTGATTTGGGACATTGGCATAGAAGTAGCCCCTCCTACCACGAAGGAGGGTCTAGGGTTGACAGGTCCCTCATCTGGGGACTGCTACCAGGCCATCGACTAGCTCTGACACTGTAGCAAGGAGTcagctcaggagacagaagccagTGGGGCTCATCCAGCAAAGATGGTGGTTAGTGAGTGCCCAACACCAAAAGGTGGGGCTCCCCAGAAGAAAGGTCGTGCTCAGAATGGGGGCCTGTGGGTGAAGGGGTGTGGGAAGGTTCTGGGATGGGAGAGGTGAAGGGTTAATTCAGGCCGGTGAAATGCCTCCCATGGGTTTAAATGTCTTCCATGCCTCACTGGCTGTTACAGGACAGAGGATTCAGAAATTTCTCAGAGAAAGAAGGGTCTGGTTGTAGCTGTGACAAGGGGTGACAGAGTCCTAAAGTTGGGGGTGTATTAAGTCAAGGGGAGACATGGGAGCATGGCTTCTTGGGAAAGAGCCGAGCAGAGGAATTGCATTATCAGCAGACATTCTTTGAGCTTACTGGTGGGGTGGGTGTTGGGCCTAGTGGTGGGGTGGGTGTTGGGCCTAGTGGTGGGGTGGGTGTTGGGCCTAGTGGTGGGGTGGGTGTTGCATGGGAAAGAGGGTGACATGAATGCTTTTGAGTAAGTCTCAGAGGCCAGTTGTTAGGGAGACCTTTGGCATCAGGCAGCAAATGGAGAGCATTCAGGAAACGTAGATTCGGGGTACCTGGGAGTATGCAGGAGGAGCTCCCCATAGCAGAATGCCAGGGACTGAAGACACCAGGAGAACCATCAGAATGTgtaggagaagagggaaagagggtaTGCAAAGGAACAGGGCATCAGAGGTGACCACAGCCTGAGCCTGAGTCCAGCAACACTGGGGACTGAGCTCACAGGTGCAGTGAGATAGATAGGGGGCCTCCACTCACAATGCAGGTCGAATGGAACAGCAAGGGGATAGGGAAGGGGGCTTGGAGGGGGAGGAGCATGGGAGGGGATTAAAGGTTAAAGGGGAAGTGGGGAGCAGGGCTGGGATGGTCAGAGCATTGTAGATGATGGAAGGTT
This window contains:
- the Klhl40 gene encoding kelch-like protein 40; this encodes MTLGLEQAEEQRLYQQTLLQDGLKDMLDHGKFLDCVVRVGEREFPCHRLVLAACSPYFRARFLAEPDPDGTGELRLEEVSPDVVSQVLHYLYTSEISLDEASVQDLFAAAHRFQIPSIFTICVSFLQKRLCLANCLAVFRLGLLLDCARLAVAARDFICARFPLVARDNDFLGLSADELIAIISSDGLNVEKEEAVFEAVMRWASSGDAEAQAEHQRALPTVFESIRCRLLPRAFLESRVERHPLVRSQPELLRKVQMVKDAHEGRLTTLRKKKKEKGEQTAGAKKANQGTEDPKAEDDEERVLPGILNDTLRFGMFLQDLILMISEEGAVAYDPAANECYCASLSTQIPKNHVSLVTKENQVFVAGGLFYNEDNKEDPMSAYFLQFDHLDSEWLGMPPLPSPRCLFGLGEALNAIYVVGGRELKDSEDSLDSVLCYDRLSFKWGESDPLPYSVYGHTVLSHMDLVYVIGGKGKDRKCLNKMCVYDPKKFEWKELAPMQTARSLFGAAVHDGRIFVAAGVTDTGLTSSSEVYSIADNKWTSFEAFPQERSSLSLVSLAGTLYALGGFATLETESGELVPTELNDIWRFNEDEKKWEGVLREIAYAAGATFLPVRLNVLRLTKM